From Mytilus galloprovincialis chromosome 9, xbMytGall1.hap1.1, whole genome shotgun sequence, the proteins below share one genomic window:
- the LOC143045858 gene encoding uncharacterized protein LOC143045858, with amino-acid sequence MATTSAKTDRTSVSKKKQGITRQSSFLDTGNMMVKKIQPTKPKVTKPVTKTSKNVQPTASKEENKTTEEQMKKAEAKFEKLLEGCLDDLPNLPHSTVRIFMSSTFSDMRAERNAIVRDVNPLLKEYCAKYDLDFQIVDMRWGVTEDSQNDHSVEKICLLEVENCQNLSLGPNFIFISGDRYGFRPIPVEIDMEEFDIIKKVSMENSLPDIKLLDVWYLLDENAKPPLYILQPIRSQFTFYGDYSAGCEEPRAKDTMGWEETFTSLQTLLRKAATLACNTKQLNKDKLHKYFYSVTEIEVDKGILTAKEPNLHTSTYQRDLRGLDGNNITDDTAKRYFDTKMKNGKMVIDEEAKLLREKVRQQIPSVLKKSGRIHKYQVKWHSGGIDPEKHAEQRDYVRRLCADLIEDICKLIDKAREDQKGLIRDSEYYSDYQEVLHHQHFCKLKCETFCGRVDVLEKAKEYILKDKSRRPLILYAPSGAGKTSVMAKILQSLPEWFKMEPHIGIIRFLGTSGYSLNIYDVLYGICGQLADCAKLLMEPVGYKNMKNLIEYMPRFLRRVSSKVKKPIVILLDSLDQLTAKDDSYLLNWLPIILPSNLRIIVSTLPREHEILDTLQKLFPDTTNFVEVPSLPDDTGFEMIDKYLAKKERAVTQIQTKQIISAFRNCRGPLFLKLILDEAVSWNSYTLDHALVLQDSVQGAINQLFDNMEKKFGEVLISHALGYITVAYNGISDIEWEDVLSCDDEVLDDIYRYHNPPVPCIVRMPPVIVARIRYDLREYIVERRSFGKTTLNWYHRQFIETARGRYATGSAGKKLHKVLAEYFIANDGIQRDITLHRRKLTVENADRQVTKQPLVVKNKRKLIAAPYHITHAGDQIDPSIAKSECFCNLNFLTMRMQALPLSTLVDDMTEYLDKTDDEEVALLRNYFLVSKSGNESGTNLAINLLSQLHVDEDQKYLKELLQQAKDTVYSSKTPLLIPVFPCLAPRKDASSALLKIYDDVNDIISSGSESVLMTNVKEEDDDEKGYLVYDAINNDVNQLSHDKDFKPIMPPIMDHSEKRVINLGKDSLQIFHLHNQLTNMKKFADIFEDLGKEMYPTIVCLSTDFLHLTILFSNGDVLILDTNSFKKVDFITLREEANDVSNIITTSIDNLKIIFTINTVVSEKENEKDGVIRIHVVGAAENGKMVKTSHPFTRGLAAVGFNENLLVGSSNRETDGTLTVVDLDEVKITITEDCSSKLLQLSVAHSHALAAIWLEQGFVAVYDISNGEVVQQLNINNTITSFGVSWINDLVFIGDNQGQIIMYKAQTGKHFGDFKAEKNEIMKVAVLEDQVVTVSKKNTAKIWELTTLLNTDGDQSSRTEVSGGGSELLAQKDIVGFDVDLKGHCIITASEDKNLRIWSVDKVELQDKIYMGITGHKVSATINSMCIVLDSQAHTLKVYDFEEGLEKMSIRHVESFCQGKDHKTLYVLKTCEKTHFIEIIDISLLKVKTSFLLKQKLAYERIDLSINDSERYLILRVKILEKEYADIQTSWRKQGGGFLPQSHKHRFYAIDKTQATGGLMPCNRILTKSPHLGEVVCPYQGNVMMVTTRRWVVFWDIPTGKSDQRVTKGVKLGFMYRADHLSKSCEGTSLAVEQSKDGLYVAIGSEDGYMIVWEANTGFPVGRKEPKKRHTASVVTIAISPDSKWVASRCLNNMLILWDITTGTDVVKLKIPLDVQQMKFTADSKHLVINTGVHNTRMLVYRLHPGQQ; translated from the exons ATGGCTACAACTTCTGCTAAAACAGACAGGACATCtgtgtctaaaaaaaagcaag GTATAACAAGACAGTCATCCTTTTTGGATACAGGAAATATGATGGTCAAGAAGATACAGCCAACAAaaccaaaagtgacaaaaccTGTTACAAAAACTTCCAA AAATGTACAGCCCACAGCAAGCAAGGAAGAAA ACAAAACAACAGAAGAACAGATGAAGAAAGCTGAAGCTAAGTTTGAGAAGTTATTGGAAGGATGTTTGGATGATCTACCTAATTTACCTCACTCTACAGTCAGGATATTCATGAGCTCAACATTTTCTG ATATGAGAGCAGAAAGAAATGCCATTGTCAGAGATGTGAATCCACTCCTGAAGGAATATTGTGCCAAATATGACCTCGACTTTCAGATAGTAGATATGCGTTGGGGTGTAACAGAAGATAGCCAAAACGACCATTCTGTAGAGAAAATTTGTTTGCTAGAAGTAGAAAATTGTCAGAACCTTTCTCTAGGACCTAATTTCATT tttatatCAGGTGATAGATATGGATTTAGACCAATCCCAGTAGAAATTGATATGGAAGAATTTGATATCATAAAGAAAGTTTCTATGGAAAACTCTCTACCTGATATTAAACTATTGGATGTTTGGTATTTACTGGATGAAAATGCTAAACCACCTCTCTACATTTTACAG CCAATCAGATCACAGTTTACATTCTATGGAGATTATTCTGCTGGATGTGAAGAACCAAGAGCTAAGGACACAATGGGTTGGGAGGAAACCTTTACATCTCTACAGACACTTCTGAGGAAAGCAGCAACTTTAGCCTGTAATACTAAACAACTCAACAAGGACAAACTACACAAATACTTTTATTCAG TTACTGAGATTGAAGTTGATAAAGGAATCTTGACTGCTAAAGAACCAAATCTTCATACCAGTACCTATCAGAGAGATTTACGTGGTTTGGATGGCAATAATATCACAGATGATACAGCTAAAAGATACTTCGACACTAAAATGAAAAATGGAAAG ATGGTAATTGATGAAGAAGCAAAGTTGCTAAGAGAGAAAGTAAGACAACAAATTCCATCTGTATTGAAGAAATCTGGCCGAATCCATAAGTATCAAGTTAAATGGCATAGTGGTGGAATTGATCCTGAAAAACATGCAGAGCAACGTGATTATGTCAGGCGTCTTTGTGCTGATCTTATCGAAGACATTTGCAAACTTATTGATAAGGCCAGAGAAGACCAGAAAGGTCTGATTAGAGATTCAGAATATTACTCAGACTATCAAGAAGTACTGCATCATCAACACTTTTGTAAACTAAAATGCGAGACTTTCTGTGGTAGAGTTGATGTTTTGGAGAAGGCCAAAGAATATATTCTAAAGGACAAGTCCAGAAGGCCTCTTATTCTGTATGCTCCGTCAGGTGCTGGAAAAACATCTGTTATGGCCAAAATCTTGCAGAGTCTGCCAGAATGGTTTAAAATGGAGCCTCACATTGGAATCATAAGATTTTTAGGCACATCTGGTTATAGTTTGAACATATATGATGTACTATATGGAATTTGTGGACAACTTGCTGACTGTGCAAAACTATTGATGGAGCCAGTTGggtacaaaaacatgaaaaacctAATAGAATATATGCCAAGATTCTTACGTCGAGTGTCAAGCAAGGTGAAAAAGCCAATTGTTATTCTTTTGGACTCTCTAGATCAGCTTACAGCAAAAGATGATTCCTACTTGTTAAATTGGCTGCCTATAATCCTCCCATCAAACTTGAGGATAATTGTATCTACATTACCTAGGGAACATGAAATTTTAGACACATTACAGAAACTGTTTCCAGATACTACAAACTTTGTAGAAGTTCCGTCTTTACCTGATGATACAGGATTTGAAATGATTGACAAATATCTTGCAAAAAAAGAGAGAGCTGTTACACAAATTCAAACTAAGCAGATAATTAGCGCATTCAGAAATTGCAGAGGTCCATTGTTTCTAAAACTTATCTTAGACGAGGCTGTCAGCTGGAACTCATACACACTAGATCATGCTCTTGTTTTGCAAGATTCTGTACAAGGGGCCATTAACCAGCTGTTTGACAACATGGAAAAGAAATTTGGAGAAGTTTTGATAAGCCATGCTCTAGGTTACATTACAGTTGCCTACAATGGTATTTCTGATATTGAATGGGAGGATGTGTTATCTTGTGATGATGAAGTTCTAGATGATATTTACCGCTATCATAATCCACCAGTCCCCTGCATTGTACGAATGCCACCAGTAATTGTAGCAAGGATAAGATATGATCTCAGAGAATATATTGTAGAGAGAAGATCATTTGGTAAAACAACACTGAACTGGTATCATAGGCAGTTCATTGAGACAGCTCGTGGAAGATATGCAACAGGGAGTGCAGGCAAAAAATTACACAAGGTTTTAGCAGAATATTTCATTGCCAATGATGGtattcaaagggacataactcttcaCAGGCGAAAACTGACAGTGGAGAATGCAGACAGACAAGTCACAAAACAACCACTTGTTGTGAAGAATAAAAGAAAACTGATAGCTGCCCCATATCACATTACCCATGCTGGAGATCAGATAGATCCTTCAATTGCCAAGTCAGAATGcttttgtaatttgaatttctTGACAATGAGAATGCAAGCCCTGCCTTTATCAACCTTGGTGGACGACATGACAGAATATTTGGACAAAACAGATGATGAAGAGGTGGCTCTATTAAGAAATTACTTCCTTGTCTCAAAATCAGGAAATGAAAGTGGGACAAACCTTGCAATTAATCTACTTTCACAATTACATGTAGATGAGGATCAGAAATATCTAAAGGAATTACTGCAGCAAGCTAAAGATACAGTCTACTCCAGTAAGACTCCTTTACTTATACCAGTATTCCCATGTCTTGCACCAAGAAAAGATGCTTCATCAGCTCTTTTGAAGATCTATGACGATGTCAACGATATCATTTCAAGTGGTTCAGAGTCAGTTTTGATGACAAATGTGAAAGAGGAAGATGATGATGAAAAAGGGTACCTAGTTTATGATGCCATTAATAATGATGTTAACCAACTAAGCCATGACAAAGACTTCAAGCCAATAATGCCACCCATAATGGATCATTCTGAGAAAAGAGTAATAAACTTAGGCAAGGACAGCCTTCAGATATTCCATTTACATAATCAACTTACAAACATGAAGAAGTTTGCTGATATTTTTGAAGATCTAGGGAAAGAGATGTATCCCACAATAGTTTGTCTCAGTACTGATTTCTTACATTTGACAATATTATTTAGCAATGGTGATGTTCTAATATTGGATACAAACAGCTTCAAGAAAGTTGACTTCATCACCTTGAGAGAAGAGGCAAATGATGTTTCTAACATTATCACTACAAGTATTGACAATTTAAAGATTATTTTCACTATAAATACTGTTGTTAGTGAAAAGGAAAATGAAAAAGATGGAGTTATTAGAATCCATGTGGTTGGTGCTGCAGAAAATGGAAAAATGGTGAAAACTAGTCATCCTTTTACCAGAGGTCTTGCTGCAGTTGGTTTTAATGAGAACCTGCTTGTAGGAAGTAGTAATAGAGAAACAGATGGAACTTTGACAGTCGTTGACCTAGATGAGGTCAAAATAACTATCACTGAGGACTGCTCTTCTAAGTTACTGCAGTTATCTGTAGCACATTCCCATGCACTGGCTGCCATTTGGTTGGAACAAGGCTTTGTAGCTGTGTATGACATCTCTAATGGGGAGGTTGTCCAACAGTTAAACATAAATAATACTATAACAAGCTTTGGAGTGAGCTGGATCAACGATTTAGTCTTTATTGGAGACAACCAAGGGCAGATAATTATGTACAAAGCACAGACAGGGAAACACTTTGGGGATTTCAAGgctgaaaaaaatgaaatcatgAAAGTGGCAGTGCTTGAAGATCAAGTTGTCACAGTGAGCAAAAAGAATACAGCAAAAATTTGGGAGCTGACAACATTACTTAATACTGATGGTGATCAATCATCTAGAACAGAGGTCAGTGGTGGGGGTTCAGAGTTACTGGCACAGAAGGATATTGTTGGTTTTGATGTTGACCTCAAAGGACACTGCATCATAACTGCTTCAGAAGACAAAAATTTGAGGATCTGGTCCGTGGATAAGGTAGAACTTCAAGATAAAATCTACATGGGAATCACTGGTCACAAAGTATCAGCAACTATAAACTCAATGTGTATTGTTTTAGACAGTCAAGCTCATACTTTAAAAGTGTATGATTTTGAAGAAGGATTGGAGAAAATGAGCATCAGACATGTAGAAAGTTTTTGCCAAGGAAAAGATCATAAGACATTATATGTCTTGAAAACTTGTGAAAAGACtcattttattgaaataatagaTATCAGTCTTCTCAAAGTAAAAACATCATTTCTGTTGAAACAGAAGCTGGCTTATGAGAGAATAGACCTGTCCATAAATGATTCAGAACGCTATCTCATACTAAGAGTTAAAATTCTTGAAAAAGAATATGCTGATATCCAAACATCATGGCGTAAACAAGGTGGAGGATTTTTACCACAGTCTCATAAACACAGGTTTTATGCTATAGACAAAACACAAGCTACAGGAGGACTAATGCCATGTAATCGAATTCTGACAAAGAGTCCACATCTAGGAGAAGTTGTCTGCCCCTATCAAGGAAATGTCATGATGGTCACCACTCGTCGTTGGGTTGTGTTCTGGGATATTCCTACTGGAAAATCTGATCAGAGAGTGACAAAGGGAGTAAAACTTGGATTTATGTATCGAGCCGATCACTTGAGTAAATCGTGTGAAGGGACAAGTCTAGCAGTGGAACAAAGTAAAGATGGACTTTATGTAGCTATAGGATCTGAAGATGGCTACATGATTGTGTGGGAGGCCAACACTGGCTTTCCAGTGGGAAGAAAAGAACCAAAGAAAAGGCACACAGCTTcg GTGGTCACCATTGCTATATCACCAGACAGTAAATGGGTTGCCTCTAGGTGTCTGAATAACATGCTGATTCTCTGGGACATCACTACAGGAACAGACGTCGTCAAACTGAAGATACCCTTAGATGTCCAACAGATGAAGTTCACAGCTGATTCTAAACACCTTGTTATCAATACAGGAGTTCATAATACTAGAATGTTAGTATACAGACTTCATCCCGGACAACAGTAA